A genomic region of Lysinibacillus sp. 2017 contains the following coding sequences:
- the hslU gene encoding ATP-dependent protease ATPase subunit HslU, with protein sequence MTTNNLTPRQITEHLNRHIVGQETAKRAVAIALRNRYRRSLLSEELKNEVIPKNILMIGPTGVGKTEIARRIAKLTNAPFIKIEATKFTEVGYVGRDVESMVRDLVEASRRLVKEEMVEAVREQAERNANDQLVKLLAPSKVKEKLTQNPFEMLFGQKETTSEQETDQVEDTEVRSRRAQIAKDLKDGKLENQWVTIEVAEAAPALFDAMPGMHMDMNAGGMQDMLSNLMPKKTKKRKLQVNDARRILIQEEANKLIDADSLSSEAIHRAEQAGIIFIDEIDKIASKGSSTADVSREGVQRDILPIVEGSTVTTKYGPVKTDYMLFIAAGAFHMSKPSDLIPELQGRFPIRVELEKLTKDDFVRILQEPDQSLILQYKALLATEGVTIEFSDAAIERIAEIATEVNQETDNIGARRLHTILERLLEELSYEASEIAPANIEITPNYVDQKLANIVKNKDLSQFIL encoded by the coding sequence ATGACAACAAATAATTTAACGCCAAGACAAATTACGGAACACTTAAATCGTCATATTGTTGGTCAAGAAACAGCAAAGCGCGCGGTTGCTATTGCACTTCGTAATCGATATCGCCGTTCATTACTTAGTGAAGAATTGAAAAATGAAGTCATTCCAAAAAATATTTTGATGATTGGGCCAACCGGTGTCGGGAAAACGGAAATTGCACGTAGAATTGCCAAATTAACAAATGCGCCATTTATCAAAATAGAGGCGACAAAATTTACTGAAGTAGGTTATGTTGGCCGCGATGTTGAATCGATGGTGCGTGATTTAGTAGAAGCTTCACGTCGTCTTGTGAAAGAAGAAATGGTTGAAGCTGTGCGAGAGCAAGCAGAACGTAATGCGAATGACCAACTTGTAAAATTATTAGCTCCATCAAAAGTTAAAGAAAAACTGACTCAAAATCCTTTTGAAATGTTATTTGGACAAAAAGAAACTACGTCGGAACAAGAAACGGATCAAGTAGAAGATACTGAAGTTCGTTCAAGACGAGCGCAAATTGCCAAAGACTTAAAGGATGGTAAGTTAGAAAATCAGTGGGTTACGATTGAAGTTGCTGAAGCAGCTCCAGCATTATTTGATGCAATGCCAGGTATGCATATGGATATGAATGCGGGTGGCATGCAAGATATGCTTTCGAATTTAATGCCGAAAAAGACAAAAAAACGTAAGCTACAAGTAAATGATGCTCGTCGTATTTTAATACAAGAAGAGGCTAATAAATTAATCGATGCAGATTCGTTATCGAGTGAAGCGATTCATCGTGCAGAACAAGCGGGAATTATTTTTATTGATGAGATTGATAAAATCGCAAGCAAAGGCTCATCTACTGCAGATGTGTCACGGGAAGGCGTACAACGTGATATTTTACCGATTGTCGAGGGATCAACTGTAACGACGAAATATGGCCCAGTGAAAACCGATTATATGTTATTTATTGCGGCTGGTGCGTTTCACATGTCGAAACCTAGTGATTTGATTCCTGAGTTACAAGGGCGCTTCCCGATTCGTGTAGAATTAGAAAAGCTGACAAAGGACGATTTTGTACGTATTTTACAAGAACCTGATCAATCGTTAATTTTACAATATAAAGCCTTATTGGCAACAGAAGGTGTAACGATTGAATTTTCTGATGCGGCTATTGAACGTATTGCAGAAATTGCGACAGAAGTAAATCAAGAAACAGATAATATTGGCGCACGTCGTTTGCATACGATTTTAGAACGCTTGCTAGAGGAATTATCGTATGAAGCCTCTGAAATTGCACCTGCAAATATTGAAATTACGCCGAATTATGTCGATCAAAAATTGGCGAATATCGTAAAAAACAAGGATTTATCACAATTTATTCTTTAA
- the xerC gene encoding tyrosine recombinase XerC — MNSLLKEALDQYIRYVQIEKNFSLHTVREYQSDLIDFFAFIESEGIQDITEVDYIHARLYVTKLYDEQKARTSISRKISSIRSFFRFLNREHNIDDAPFRSLYHPKKEERLPSFFYEEELQQLFEKNKGTEPMQVRNMALLELLYATGIRVSECVAVELGDIDFHYSIIRVMGKGRKERIVPFGQYAHDALVLYIEQVRSQLMKNKNHQKVFVNMRGGELTARGVRYILSEMIENASMHTKIYPHMLRHTFATHLLNNGADMRTVQELLGHANLSSTQIYTHVTKEALRKTYMNSHPRA, encoded by the coding sequence ATGAACTCTTTGTTAAAAGAAGCGTTAGATCAATATATTCGCTATGTACAAATCGAAAAAAACTTTTCGCTGCATACCGTACGCGAATATCAATCTGATTTAATCGATTTTTTTGCATTTATAGAGTCTGAAGGCATACAGGATATTACAGAAGTTGATTATATTCATGCACGATTATACGTAACCAAACTTTATGACGAACAAAAAGCAAGAACTTCTATTTCAAGGAAAATCTCATCGATTCGTTCTTTTTTTCGATTTTTAAATCGAGAACATAATATTGATGATGCTCCGTTTCGTTCCCTTTATCATCCGAAAAAGGAAGAGCGATTACCGAGCTTTTTTTATGAAGAAGAGTTGCAACAGCTTTTTGAAAAGAATAAAGGGACAGAACCTATGCAAGTCCGAAACATGGCGTTATTAGAATTACTTTATGCAACTGGGATTCGTGTAAGTGAATGCGTAGCAGTTGAACTAGGGGATATTGATTTTCATTACAGCATTATCCGGGTAATGGGTAAAGGGCGTAAAGAAAGAATCGTACCTTTTGGACAATATGCGCACGATGCACTTGTTTTGTACATAGAACAAGTACGATCACAGTTGATGAAAAATAAAAATCATCAAAAAGTATTTGTAAATATGCGTGGGGGCGAACTTACCGCTAGAGGTGTGCGTTATATATTAAGCGAGATGATTGAGAATGCAAGTATGCATACGAAAATCTATCCGCATATGTTACGTCATACGTTTGCTACTCATTTATTAAATAACGGGGCAGATATGCGAACTGTTCAAGAATTACTTGGACATGCGAATTTATCTTCTACTCAAATTTATACTCATGTAACGAAAGAGGCGCTTCGGAAGACTTATATGAATAGTCATCCTAGGGCATAA
- the hslV gene encoding ATP-dependent protease subunit HslV: protein MGQIHATTIFAIHHKGECAMAGDGQVTLGNAVVMKHTARKVRRLFNGKVLAGFAGSVADAFTLFEMFEVKLNEYNGNLQRAAVEVAKQWRGDKMLRQLEAMLLVMDQSTLLLVSGTGEVIEPDDGILAIGSGGNYALSAGRALKKHAGDHLTAKEIAEAALTTAADICVFTNHNIILEAL from the coding sequence ATGGGTCAAATTCATGCAACGACAATTTTTGCGATTCATCATAAAGGTGAATGTGCGATGGCGGGCGATGGTCAAGTTACACTAGGGAATGCAGTTGTCATGAAGCATACGGCACGAAAGGTCAGACGTCTGTTTAATGGGAAAGTTTTAGCAGGTTTCGCTGGCTCGGTTGCAGATGCATTCACGTTATTTGAAATGTTTGAAGTGAAATTAAATGAATACAATGGAAATTTACAAAGAGCGGCTGTTGAAGTAGCAAAACAGTGGCGTGGTGATAAAATGTTACGTCAATTAGAGGCAATGCTACTTGTAATGGATCAATCGACTTTGTTACTTGTTTCAGGTACAGGAGAAGTAATTGAACCTGATGATGGTATTTTAGCAATTGGTTCAGGCGGTAACTATGCATTATCAGCAGGTCGAGCTCTTAAGAAACATGCGGGGGATCACTTAACGGCAAAAGAAATTGCAGAAGCTGCATTAACGACTGCAGCGGATATTTGTGTGTTTACGAACCATAATATTATCTTGGAGGCATTATAA
- the trmFO gene encoding FADH(2)-oxidizing methylenetetrahydrofolate--tRNA-(uracil(54)-C(5))-methyltransferase TrmFO, with protein sequence MTQQIVNVIGAGLAGSEAAWQIAKRGVKVRLYEMRPVKQTPAHHTDKFAELVCSNSLRANGLTNAVGVIKEEMRKLDSVIMTAADNCSVPAGGALAVDRHEFAGYVTENVKNHPLIEVINEEVTEVPEGITVIATGPLTSENLAKTIQGLTGEEYLYFYDAAAPIIEKDSIDMEKVYLKSRYDKGEAAYLNCPMTKEEFNAFREALITAECAPLKEFEKEKYFEGCMPIEVMAARGEKTMLFGPMKPVGLDDPKTGRRPYAVVQLRQDDAAGTLYNLVGFQTHLKWPEQKRVLSMIPGLENLEIIRYGVMHRNTFINSPKVLNNTYQLLSNPNIFFAGQMTGVEGYVESAGSGLVAGINAARLALGEPLLHFPAETALGAMARYITEADSKNFQPMNVNFGIFPNLGERVKSKAERAERHANRALETIQNFINIQAI encoded by the coding sequence ATGACACAACAAATTGTAAATGTAATTGGTGCTGGTCTTGCAGGATCAGAAGCAGCTTGGCAAATTGCAAAACGAGGCGTAAAAGTTCGATTATATGAAATGCGTCCAGTAAAACAAACGCCAGCTCACCACACAGATAAGTTTGCCGAGTTAGTATGCTCTAACTCATTACGTGCCAATGGTTTAACCAATGCAGTAGGTGTAATTAAGGAAGAAATGCGCAAGCTTGATTCTGTCATCATGACTGCCGCAGATAACTGTTCCGTACCAGCTGGTGGAGCATTAGCAGTAGACCGCCATGAGTTTGCTGGTTATGTAACAGAAAATGTTAAAAATCATCCATTAATTGAAGTCATCAATGAAGAAGTAACAGAAGTTCCTGAAGGGATTACAGTAATCGCAACGGGTCCTTTAACATCTGAAAACTTAGCGAAAACTATTCAAGGGCTAACGGGTGAAGAATATTTATACTTCTATGATGCAGCAGCACCAATTATTGAAAAAGATTCAATTGATATGGAAAAAGTATATTTAAAATCACGCTACGACAAAGGGGAAGCGGCTTATTTAAACTGTCCGATGACGAAGGAAGAGTTTAATGCATTCCGTGAAGCATTAATTACAGCGGAATGTGCACCGTTAAAAGAATTCGAAAAAGAAAAGTATTTCGAAGGATGTATGCCTATTGAAGTAATGGCAGCACGCGGTGAAAAGACGATGTTATTTGGTCCAATGAAACCTGTTGGACTTGATGATCCTAAAACAGGAAGACGTCCTTATGCGGTTGTTCAATTACGTCAAGATGATGCAGCCGGAACGCTTTATAATTTAGTAGGGTTCCAAACACATTTAAAATGGCCAGAACAAAAACGTGTATTATCTATGATTCCGGGATTAGAAAATTTAGAAATCATTCGCTACGGCGTTATGCACCGTAATACATTTATTAACTCGCCGAAAGTGTTAAATAATACGTATCAATTACTCTCAAATCCAAATATTTTCTTCGCTGGTCAAATGACGGGTGTTGAAGGGTATGTAGAATCAGCAGGTAGTGGCTTAGTCGCTGGTATTAATGCGGCTCGCTTAGCGTTAGGCGAACCGTTATTACATTTCCCAGCTGAAACGGCATTAGGGGCGATGGCACGTTATATTACGGAAGCAGATTCGAAAAACTTCCAACCAATGAATGTTAACTTCGGCATTTTTCCTAATCTAGGGGAACGTGTTAAATCAAAAGCCGAACGTGCAGAACGTCATGCTAATCGAGCGTTAGAAACAATTCAAAATTTTATTAATATTCAAGCAATTTAA
- the flgB gene encoding flagellar basal body rod protein FlgB codes for MDLFGGTIRRLENGLSFATLKNKTIAQNIANVDTPNYKTKEVSFKDVLNDAKSATISANRTDARHYDFNIEIGSNGVYSNENFRSRPNGNAVNMDTEQAKLAENTIYYNALIERMNGKFSTLNAVVKGGR; via the coding sequence TTGGATTTGTTTGGTGGTACGATTCGTAGACTAGAAAATGGACTTTCTTTTGCTACGTTGAAAAATAAAACGATCGCACAAAATATAGCAAATGTAGATACACCTAATTACAAAACAAAGGAAGTTAGTTTTAAAGATGTATTGAATGATGCAAAAAGTGCTACGATTTCAGCAAATCGCACGGATGCGAGACATTACGATTTTAATATAGAAATTGGTAGTAATGGTGTTTACTCTAATGAAAATTTCCGCTCACGTCCAAATGGCAATGCAGTTAATATGGACACTGAGCAAGCAAAGTTAGCCGAGAATACAATTTACTATAACGCCTTAATTGAACGAATGAATGGGAAATTTAGTACGTTAAATGCAGTTGTTAAAGGAGGTCGTTAG
- the topA gene encoding type I DNA topoisomerase has product MADYLVIVESPAKAKTIERYLGKKYKVKASIGHVRDLPRSQMGIDTEHDYEPKYITIRGKGPVLQDLKTAAKKAKKIYLAADPDREGEAIAWHLATALNIDVASDCRVVFNEITKEAILESFKSPRPINMDLVDAQQARRILDRLVGYNISPILWKKVKKGLSAGRVQSVSLRLIIDRENEIKSFEPEEYWSIDASFEKGKKPFEAFYYGNGKEKIKLTNEDQVQTILKKVKGSDFEVMNVVKKERKRNAAPAFTTSSLQQEAARKLNFRAKKTMMLAQQLYEGIELSKKEGAVGLITYMRTDSTRISQTAKTEAISYIEGKYGKEFVSQEVKQVKAKANAQDAHEAIRPTSAMRTPEELKAILSRDQLRLYRLIWERFIASQMSSAVLDTVTVDLQNNDVVFRANGSQVKFAGFMKLYIEGTDDQTEETNKLLPEMEIGDKVKSLEIEPKQHFTQPPPRYSEARLVKTLEELGIGRPSTYAPTLDTIQKRGYVQLDTKRFVPTELGEIVHQATLEFFPEIINIEFTAQMEHNLDEIEEGITRWVSVIDNFYKDFEPRVKYADEEMEKIEIKDEPAGEDCEKCGGPMVFKLGRYGKFMACSNFPDCRNTKAIVKLIDVKCPTCKEGEIVERKSKTKRVFYGCNRYPECDFVSWDKPISRPCPKCSTLLVEKKSKKGVQIQCTNSECDYEETPSQ; this is encoded by the coding sequence ATGGCAGATTATTTAGTAATAGTAGAATCACCTGCAAAGGCGAAAACAATTGAACGCTATTTAGGAAAGAAATATAAAGTAAAGGCTTCTATTGGACATGTACGTGATTTACCACGTAGTCAAATGGGGATTGATACAGAACATGATTATGAACCAAAATATATTACGATTCGTGGTAAAGGTCCCGTTTTACAAGATCTAAAAACAGCAGCGAAAAAAGCAAAAAAAATCTATCTCGCGGCCGATCCAGACCGTGAAGGGGAAGCAATTGCCTGGCATTTAGCTACAGCTTTAAATATTGATGTAGCATCAGATTGCCGCGTTGTCTTTAATGAGATTACAAAAGAAGCCATTTTAGAAAGCTTTAAAAGTCCTCGACCAATTAATATGGATTTAGTGGATGCACAACAAGCTCGACGTATTTTAGACCGTCTTGTTGGATATAATATTAGCCCGATTTTATGGAAGAAAGTTAAAAAAGGTTTATCAGCAGGCCGTGTACAATCGGTTTCACTACGTTTAATTATTGATCGTGAAAATGAAATTAAAAGCTTTGAACCAGAAGAATATTGGTCAATTGATGCGTCGTTTGAAAAGGGAAAAAAACCATTCGAAGCATTTTATTATGGAAATGGCAAAGAAAAAATTAAATTAACAAATGAAGATCAAGTACAGACGATTTTGAAAAAAGTTAAGGGATCCGATTTTGAAGTAATGAATGTTGTGAAAAAAGAACGTAAACGTAACGCAGCACCTGCTTTTACGACATCTTCACTTCAACAAGAGGCAGCACGAAAATTAAATTTCCGTGCAAAGAAAACAATGATGCTTGCACAACAACTTTATGAAGGTATTGAGCTAAGTAAAAAAGAAGGCGCTGTTGGTTTAATTACTTATATGCGTACAGATTCAACACGTATTTCACAAACTGCAAAAACAGAAGCAATTTCATATATTGAAGGCAAGTACGGCAAAGAATTTGTATCACAAGAAGTGAAACAAGTAAAAGCAAAAGCAAATGCACAAGACGCGCATGAAGCTATTCGTCCGACGAGTGCAATGCGTACGCCAGAAGAGTTAAAGGCGATTTTAAGTCGCGATCAACTACGCTTGTACCGCCTAATTTGGGAGCGCTTTATTGCAAGTCAAATGTCATCCGCTGTACTAGATACCGTAACAGTAGATTTACAAAATAATGATGTCGTATTCCGTGCAAATGGCTCACAAGTGAAATTTGCTGGTTTTATGAAGTTATATATTGAAGGTACAGACGATCAAACAGAAGAAACAAATAAACTATTACCAGAAATGGAAATTGGTGATAAAGTAAAATCATTAGAAATTGAACCAAAGCAACATTTCACACAGCCACCGCCACGTTATTCAGAGGCACGTTTAGTAAAAACGTTAGAAGAACTAGGTATAGGTCGTCCGTCTACGTATGCTCCAACATTAGATACCATTCAAAAGCGCGGTTATGTTCAATTAGATACAAAACGCTTTGTACCAACAGAGTTGGGCGAAATTGTTCATCAAGCAACATTAGAATTTTTCCCGGAAATTATCAACATCGAATTTACTGCACAAATGGAACATAATTTAGATGAAATTGAAGAAGGTATCACACGTTGGGTGAGCGTTATTGATAATTTCTACAAAGATTTTGAACCACGTGTAAAATATGCAGATGAAGAGATGGAAAAAATCGAAATCAAAGATGAACCAGCTGGCGAAGATTGTGAAAAATGCGGTGGGCCAATGGTATTCAAATTAGGACGATATGGTAAGTTTATGGCGTGTTCCAACTTCCCAGATTGCCGTAATACGAAAGCGATTGTGAAGTTAATCGATGTGAAGTGCCCGACATGTAAAGAAGGCGAAATTGTTGAACGTAAGTCAAAAACAAAGCGTGTATTTTATGGATGTAATCGCTACCCAGAATGTGATTTCGTTTCATGGGATAAACCAATCAGTCGACCTTGTCCAAAATGTAGTACTTTATTAGTAGAGAAAAAATCAAAAAAAGGTGTTCAAATTCAGTGTACAAATAGCGAATGCGACTATGAAGAAACACCGTCACAATAA
- the codY gene encoding GTP-sensing pleiotropic transcriptional regulator CodY, translating to MNLLQKTRKINAMLQASAGKPVNFKEMANTLGDIIESNVFIVSRKGKLLGISIHQQIENERIKKMFEERQFPEAYTQNLFNITVTSPNLDINNEHTAFPIENKDLFASGLTTIVPIIGGGDRLGTLILARISDQFEDDDLILAEYGATVVGMEILREKSEEIEEEARSKAVVQMAINSLSYSELEAIEHIFEELDGNEGLLVASKIADRVGITRSVIVNALRKLESAGVIESRSLGMKGTYIKVLNDKFLTALAEIKMK from the coding sequence ATGAATTTATTACAGAAAACAAGAAAGATTAATGCAATGCTTCAAGCATCTGCAGGTAAACCAGTAAACTTTAAGGAAATGGCCAATACATTAGGTGACATTATCGAAAGTAACGTATTTATCGTTAGCCGTAAAGGTAAACTATTAGGTATTTCAATTCACCAACAAATCGAGAACGAACGTATTAAAAAAATGTTTGAAGAACGTCAGTTCCCTGAAGCATATACACAAAATTTATTTAACATTACAGTAACATCTCCAAACTTAGATATTAATAACGAACACACTGCATTCCCAATTGAAAACAAAGACTTATTTGCATCTGGCTTAACAACAATTGTTCCGATTATCGGTGGTGGAGATCGTTTAGGTACATTAATTTTAGCTCGAATTAGCGATCAATTTGAAGATGACGATTTAATTTTAGCTGAATACGGTGCAACTGTAGTTGGTATGGAAATTTTACGTGAAAAATCAGAAGAGATTGAAGAAGAAGCACGTTCGAAAGCTGTTGTACAAATGGCGATCAATTCTTTATCTTATTCGGAGCTTGAAGCAATCGAACATATCTTTGAAGAATTAGACGGCAACGAAGGTTTATTAGTAGCTTCTAAAATTGCAGACCGTGTAGGTATTACACGTTCAGTAATCGTAAATGCATTACGTAAATTGGAATCAGCTGGTGTAATCGAATCTCGTTCATTAGGTATGAAAGGAACTTATATTAAAGTATTAAATGATAAGTTCTTAACAGCTTTAGCTGAAATTAAAATGAAATAA
- the flgC gene encoding flagellar basal body rod protein FlgC — MSIFHSMNTTASALTSNRLRMDVISSNIANVDTTRAKQVNGEWEPYRKKSVTLKEEQGQFSNFLNMAMGKTVKAGVGNGVKVTSIKEDTETPFKLVYDPTNPDANEDGYVQMSNVDLLKEMVDLISASRSYEANITAFNANKSMLMKALEIGKG; from the coding sequence ATGTCTATTTTTCATAGTATGAACACAACAGCTTCGGCATTAACATCGAACCGTTTACGTATGGATGTTATTTCTTCAAACATTGCAAACGTAGATACTACACGAGCAAAGCAAGTCAATGGCGAATGGGAGCCTTATCGTAAAAAATCCGTTACTTTGAAAGAAGAGCAAGGCCAGTTTTCAAACTTTTTGAATATGGCAATGGGTAAAACGGTTAAAGCAGGTGTAGGTAATGGAGTAAAAGTCACTTCAATTAAAGAAGATACTGAGACTCCGTTTAAACTCGTATATGACCCAACCAATCCTGACGCAAATGAAGATGGATATGTACAAATGTCTAATGTAGATTTATTGAAGGAAATGGTAGACCTAATCTCAGCTTCACGTTCTTATGAAGCAAATATAACAGCCTTTAACGCAAATAAAAGTATGTTAATGAAAGCGTTAGAAATTGGGAAAGGATGA
- the dprA gene encoding DNA-processing protein DprA, translating to MTTIFTQQLLVLHYISPLSWHKIQRLLNVLGDLDELMNRSAYDIAHCLNIKQEKALYLMTHYRKMRDMSMTAYYEQHKIHAIPYDDEWYPSALKTIYDPPAVLYVKGNKDLLKASKKIAVIGSRAATSYSEEALKLVIPPLLNEQFVIVSGLAKGADRFAHEATILYGGKTIGVLGHGLFHLYPKQNQQLAEQMAIDHLLVTEYPPYVGVQKWHFPARNRIISGLSQGLIVTEASLKSGTLITTELALEQGKDVFVIPGNIFSEQSRGPNKLIKEGAIPVWDGYQILEELQMFSSFR from the coding sequence ATGACAACTATTTTTACTCAGCAATTACTCGTGCTTCATTATATTTCCCCTCTCTCTTGGCATAAAATTCAACGATTATTAAATGTTTTAGGCGATTTAGATGAATTAATGAATCGTTCAGCATATGACATCGCTCATTGTTTAAATATAAAACAGGAAAAAGCTTTATACTTAATGACGCATTATAGAAAAATGCGTGATATGTCGATGACGGCGTATTACGAACAGCATAAAATACACGCCATTCCGTATGATGATGAGTGGTACCCGTCTGCATTAAAAACAATCTATGACCCACCAGCCGTTCTTTATGTTAAAGGGAATAAGGATTTATTAAAGGCGTCTAAAAAAATAGCAGTGATCGGTTCGAGAGCGGCCACGTCTTATAGTGAAGAAGCATTAAAATTAGTAATACCACCGTTATTAAATGAACAGTTTGTCATAGTAAGTGGATTGGCTAAGGGGGCAGATCGTTTTGCCCATGAAGCGACGATTCTTTATGGTGGGAAAACCATCGGGGTGCTCGGACATGGGTTGTTTCACTTATATCCAAAACAAAATCAGCAACTTGCCGAACAAATGGCAATTGATCATTTACTCGTAACGGAATACCCACCCTATGTAGGTGTACAAAAATGGCATTTTCCTGCTCGAAATCGTATTATTAGTGGGTTAAGCCAAGGATTAATCGTAACGGAGGCCTCGCTAAAAAGTGGAACGCTTATTACGACGGAGCTTGCATTGGAGCAGGGAAAAGATGTATTTGTAATACCGGGTAATATTTTTTCTGAGCAATCAAGAGGGCCGAATAAACTGATAAAAGAAGGGGCAATTCCAGTATGGGATGGTTATCAAATACTTGAGGAATTGCAAATGTTTTCAAGTTTTCGTTGA
- the fliE gene encoding flagellar hook-basal body complex protein FliE, producing the protein MAINPVSFMSPTQSVNELNTGNKVTSADAQQQFAEALKDAIAGVNEQQNTSDMMTQKLISGGDVDLYEVMVASQKASITLNTTIEIRNKAVEAYQEIMRMSV; encoded by the coding sequence ATGGCGATTAATCCAGTATCGTTTATGTCTCCGACACAATCTGTGAATGAATTAAACACAGGCAATAAAGTCACTTCGGCTGATGCACAACAACAATTCGCAGAAGCTTTAAAAGATGCGATTGCAGGTGTTAATGAACAACAAAATACATCGGATATGATGACACAAAAATTAATTAGTGGTGGAGATGTTGATTTATACGAAGTAATGGTTGCTTCTCAAAAGGCAAGTATTACTTTAAACACAACAATTGAGATTCGTAATAAAGCAGTGGAAGCTTATCAAGAAATTATGCGCATGAGTGTATAA